GTTTCGAGAGAAGTCCGGTAATTCTCATTCTgatcaaataaaaacttggCGAATCGGAAATAGACTTGACATccaattcaacattttttcttaacGGCAAGTTAATGATATGTTCGATaacttcttctgaaaaaaaaaacacatgcGGAAATTAACATGAATTGGACCAACCTTTAGAAACCATCCTTCCGCATCCTTTGTATGAAAATTTGTAGCTCAAAAGTCTGTCTACTGGAGCTCTAGCCCTTGATCGAATTGCTTTTAACATCCTGTTCACGAAATCATCGGTTGCTTCCTTATCCCAAGCCGAATGGCGGAATGACATGAGACCTCTTTTTGGACAGTTGATCTGTGTTGCGTGGATAAGCATCGGGTCATCCCCAGCTTTAAATACAACAAACTCCAATGTAATATCGACAGGCTTAGAGGTCAGTCCGGTGACAGTAATGTTGACCCATTGATCAACTCCTTTATCTGTAGTAGATGTGACTACAAAGTTAACAATCCTGTCTGCTGGTGTCTTGACGATCGCATCAATCACTTCCTCTGAATCAcaagttaattttttgcacCGTCAATTTCACTTACCCCGTGAAAAAATCCGTTCACACGATCTGTAGCGATTCGTGTGAAGAACCGCTCTTAGAATCTTCCCAGCATGCCTTAATTGAATTGCTTTCAATAGTTGGttcaggaattttttgacGTCCTCTTTCCGATCAGGCTGACTGAACGAGGAGAGTGCTCTTCTTTGAGAACAGTTCAATTCTTTTGCATGAACTAGTTGCACGCTAGTCCCAAAAGTGTTGAACCTTATTTCGAAAGTAACATCAGGGTCACGTTGGAATCCGGTCACACTTAAATCAACCAAGCAATAGATCCACCATCTGGTTGAATACTCGTGTTTTATGGATTTAACTTCAAAGCCAACAGTCGTGCCTGCTGGTATCTTGACGAGCACATCAATTATTTCTTCTGaaaagcaaataaaaatttatttgcaaCAATTCCAATCTTACACACCCTTTGAGAGTCCTTTCAATGTCCATCGGTTATAAACACATCTCTCGTAAAAGTATAACTGCCTCTCATCATGTTCCATTAAAAGTTCAATAGCAGATGCATCTCTTGATTGAATTGCTCCCAACAGCCTGTCTAGGAATCTGTAGATCTGGTCCTGAATATAATCCGGATGACGTAACAAAGATCTTTCTTGACATGCCACTGCCAAGGCAAGACACAAAAAGACAGCACACTGGATTGGCCGCATGGAGGGaagtgtgaaaatttcagcgcAACCACCGTATTTTATAGGACTGGAAACCCTAATCGAATCATAATAAACTTCGTGGGTGGATGGGGGAAACGGGGATGCAGGGAAACAGAGCAAATGACGGAAAATATGTAAATGAAAAAGGGAGATGTTGGACAGGTATCTGGGGTATTAcatattttctattcaaacAATTATCCTTCAAACTCAAAGTTTTACAACGAAATAAATGTGTACTCTTATGCGATTCTTAATGAAACTACAATTGTCTTACTTTAGCCCTGTAAACCTTCTTGATCAATAGTGACATGAATCTTTCTGACGAACACGTCATAAAGATTGGAGATGAAGAAATTATAGAGGGGCACCAATTCTGCTGGTTGGTAGTTGGCACACCATCATACCTGGTACATACATTTTCTACGTCACAAAATCTTGACAGTATTTTCCCCGCAGCTGGACACACGAgttgtttttctgattttgtcAGCTCCATAACTCTTGTACAGGCTCACTTTCTCGAcgtcactctctctctctcagaAGAGGTAGGAGGCAATCTGTGTATCTCTACAGGCTCACAGGCTCTGACCAACGTCATAAAGACTGGAGATGGCGAAACTAAAGAGGTACCCGCTATGCTGGTCGGTAGTTGGTAAACCATCATACTTGGTACATACACTTGCTACGTCACAACATCTTTACAGTGTTTTCCCCACAGATAGAGAGAGAGTGGCCTGTGAGCCTGTAGGGAGAGGTGAGCCTGCAGAGATACACAGACTGCCTCCTACCTCTTCTGCGAGAGAGTGACGTGAGATGAGCCTATACAACAGTTTTGGAGGTGACAACTTTTTGGAGGTGACAAGCCAACACGTACCGAAAAAAATGACACACAGGATACAACTACTGACTGAGAGTCTATTAGGTCTAATTGTCGATCttggtttttctttctttgctATTTCAGTAACTCATActgtaaatttcagaaattttccaacacCCACCTGTAACTTTTGTCGGGGTAAATAATTTCTAAGTATTGCCACAAACATAATATCTCGCTTATTCTCTTATTATATGTAATTATGTTTTCGTAGGAAAACACCAATTTCATTATGAATAATCGGCTCtctggaaagaaaaattgttcactcataaaaaataacacaTGTCGAACATCAACTCTTCAGACAACGTGTTATATGAATATgtaaattttgatgatttcgatGTAGAATCAAAGCGATTTTGGATTTCAATCTTGATTTTTGTCAGGtaacactgttttttttagcaGTTTTCAATGAACTTACTCTACTAAACTAATTGAGAAAACCAAGAAACTGCGGCCGTGGCCTAGCTTTTTCCCTAGCCAGGCCGGCGCCATGTTTCGCCATAGTGTCCATATTGGTTTGATTTACGAGAATCGCCAGAATTTAGATGCGTtcagacgcagacttctcaactgattatTAAGGAACCACCAGTTtatgagaatgcctactttgcatttttaatgcatttttttaaaaatgagaatgcatttttaaaagcgCGCCGACGCCACGCTTTTCAGTGCTACaaattcccgcatttctcGTAGATCAAATCCTAATGGGACATATAGCCTGATAGAGGGTGCATGGGGTGAGCTCCGATTGCCAAGTTTTTGCTCTAGGAGCGCatctaattttgaaagtcgtGCACTTGTCTGCGCTCCGGCAACGACAATTTGGAGATTCAATTAATGCCaagtaaattttaattcagaatTCTGTTTTCAGGAAACTTTGTTCGTGTCTCGAATATGCACGTTTCGTGATTGCTTTCTTTGGATTGTTTGGaagtatttttcatttaacagTTCTCACTCAAAAACCAATAAGAAACTCTTCAGTTACTATATTTCTAATTGGAATTGCAACTTGTGACCTCGTTCGAatgtttgaaacaattttctcactAGGAAAAATGTACTATAAACAGCTGTTATTCCTCCATATTTCGCAAACttggtgaattttcaaacacaCATCTCTCCCTTCTTTAATTTAACacctttgatttttttagtgtGCCTCCACTCTCATATATAGATATGaccatttttgtagttttgaatGCATTAGATATGATTTCCGTGGACCTGTCAGTTTGGTTTGCAGTTGGTATGACCACATTTCGTGCTTTAATCATGCGTTACCCATTTCAGCCACGGTGAGCTCAAAAGCTCTGCGGCTTTTTGCCAAAGCTGTTTTCAGAATCAACTCACTCGTTACATCAAAAGCTGGTGTGTATGCAGTAATTCCTACGTCCCTGCtgacattattatttttggcattttatcaTCATAGACTCACTCTTCACCCAATATCCATTTGGCAGCCTTCCCCCGATTGTTTAGATTTTCCATCAAACTATACACAAATTGAGTACTATTGGCTGGCGACTGATTTCTCAGGAAACTTGAGCAATGGAATAATTGAAGTACTGATAAATGTAGAGGgaatattattcaaatttattccaTCTATTATTCTTTTGGCTGTAACTTTGCTTCTGGTTTTTGAgctcagaaaattgaaaattgtaaaactgacaacaaaaaacaagagGGACACAAAAAGAACATCAAAGTTAGTATTATTTGTAACTTTCACATTCATTATTGCAATCATTCCACAAGGAGTTTTATATACTATTATGCTCAGTGTGCAAGAAGGAACTATTATCAGGTAGGGCGTTCGCAAAACTCTCGACAAGATTATTTCACAGGTCTATTGTTGATAAATTATCAGTTACGTATTCATTTTTATCAGTGCTTAATGGTACCGTTCATCCCTTGATTATTTACTTCATGACATCTGAATACCGTACCGCGGCTAAACAAATCTGCTTCTTTTGGAAAAAGCAGACGAATTCAACGTCGAGTGTCAATATCATTTAGTACTGGGACATAAACTAGAATATAGTTTTATTGGGGCCTGAGTCGACGCCTACGATTCACTTACTTACCTACTATCAGATGTTTGTGATCTTGCGGATCTTAACAATGTACAGTATGTTCAAGTGTGTGTACATACAAATAGTACTTTTATTTCAATGGAGATATCATTGGAGACGTTCCCAGGCCCAAGATTTCGACATCGTCTAGCTCTTTtcttaattagttttttttttgctttttttctatACGTTATTGTTGTCATGCTTTCGTCTGAGTATTTGTAGTCTCacacagtttttaaaaataacacttTTATTAAAATAGTTAAGTTGGATGTACAAGTGATGTTGGCTTAAAAATCTTCCTGCCCTCACCAAAAACTTCATTGGCAGTATTCCGATATTGTGTTGACATTAAATAACATATTAAAATATGAGCGATGCCATTGAGAGTTGtcagaaaagtgaaaagtctcgcaaatttcaagattatcatactgcaaaaatttggagtttttaaagtttaattgtATTGAAAGAATCTTACACTAGACCAGGTTTATCGGTATTGAACATTCCAATAACGTACATAAGTCCATGTGGTGTAGTTGTGAAAAGAAATGATATTGTCATGAAAGTCACTAATTTTATAGAACGTAGAGTATCATGGCTTTTTGTTGAGGATTTAATTGACATTGAGTTCTTCTGTGCTTCCTTTAAATCCTTGACCAATCCAATTGTAGTGATTGGGAGAATAATCGATGGGATCAGTTCTAGTAGAACTCCCTCGATAAGAAGATCAATTTCGTAGATCAAAGTGCTTCCGAACAAcctatttatttgaaaatcaatgcTAATTTTGGTTGAGTTCTCGGAAAAGCGATGACAGTTAGTGAATGGCATCCATCCGGGAACCTTTGCAGAACACAACTTGGTATAGTAAAGTGCCCATATCGGAAATGCAAACATTGTAATtgttataataatttttaagctaTACTCGACTTGAGTTAGACGGTTGATTCTGAACGTGATTATGTAGATCAAAATTAATGTGTTGAAACTCTATTCTGATGTTGAAATTGATGCTGCACAGGCTGTTAATTCAGACGCACCTCGTTCTGTCGCTAAAGGCAGAACCTGTTAAATGGGCCGAGTGGGCCGGTCTGGCTGATAAGAGGATCTACTCCCAGGCCCGGGACACCGGCGTCCAGCAGGCCCACTTAAGACTAAAGCGCAAAGATCGTCCCCTCTAACAGGCCAAACTTGTACCTGTTATTCACTGGGTATCTCATCACAAGACTTCTAATGACAGCGATGGCAACGCCAAACCAAATTGACAGTgcctctgaaatttttaccgATGATGCCGAAATATTATAGGATAACGTTGAGTTTGGATATAAGCTGTAATGTTTCTCGAATACtataaaaaacatgaattgaATCAAACCATAAAACTTCGTTGCTCAAATAACGTAAATAGAAGAATGGGGTGAAATTAATACTGATCGACCGGATCATGTCAGCGATAGCAATTCCAATAAGAAATATATTAATGCCAAGGGTTCTCATACATTTCCTAGTGAGTACTGTTAAATGTATAAGCCCTAGAAACGCACCAAGGATTGGTACAACAAAATGAACATGATCAATGTAATAACTGAAATCTCCCATAAAGTTTCCAATAGCACAAAATAAGCGTATCGATTCTATGCTGAATCCGGGGAACATTTCAATGTAAGTAGTATTCATTGCAATGATTTGATTCGTTACGAATCAAATTATGAGGTGGGAAAAATGATGAAGTCTAGTAGGTTGAGGGAATTagtgaaaacgaaaaaaaaacacgaaaattctaattaaaattttttagtcaaatcaaattattcaaaacaattgtTGTGTCATTCTTAAGTGTACAAAAATCTTGTACATAATCTcattgattttccaaaagatTGAAGTCTGAATATAAACATTGCCTAATCTTATTTGTGACACGGCTTGAAGTTTCGTCAATGTGGACCTAAAAATCTGCCAGATATCTATGTAAATACAACAATCCCAAGACAATACTTCATTTCAAATCTTTCAATACATTAATGGGAGTTTCACAAATATCTCGAACAATATTTCTTTCTAGCATAAACTTGATAAACTCCGCTTCCGTGAACAATGTGTACATCTTGTCAGGATCCGATTGGTAGACATTCAAATTGATCTGAAACGATAccttttttaatagaaaaacgGTTCGAATACAAACCGTTCCATCGTGGATCAAAAACAGCGGCCCGAGATTTGCATGGTGATACGGGCGAGATCCAACGTTGAAGAGCTCCTTTCCTGGGAAGGTATCCATCACAACACCACCATGAGCTGCCACAAGAGTATTCAATGTCAATACTGGAAAATTAGAGAATTAAGATTACAGAAATTAAACAGAATAGCTTACGATTCTTGCATTCCTTCATGACAATTGCTGTATATACCCCATACAGATATGGAATAGCTCCCTTTGCCATGGCTTCACTCCACTGAAGAACAGTCTTAAAAGTGGATCCTTTGTATTTGACACTGTCGACCAAATACTTCGAATCTTGCTCAATAAGCTTCTCATCGTTCAGGCAATCGatcatccatttttctttgacAATTATCGCTCCATTGAACATCCAAAACAGAAGGTCAAGATTGTCAGTGTCCAGAACGCCATTCTCATCCGTCTTAACAATAACATGGGTTGTGTTTGGTGCTGCTTCATCGGATGTCTGAAAATAGTACTTACAAGAGGAACAAAATGCAAAGAACCCTTACAATTGCCTGAAACTTCTCCATAAAATCGTTGGTGATTTTGTTGTCAGTTATTTCGTCCATCCAAATATGAAATGAAgttgctggaaatttctgtGGAACacctgaaaaaatgatttgtaTAATATAAATTTCTGATTGAAAGTTCTTCACTTACactttttgtactttttcccATTTGCCTTATTGTACAATTTGCGGATCTTCTCGAGCTTCTCAATTTTATCCTTTGAATTGTCTGGAGAATCAAGAGGAATCATCTGTTCTGGAGTTTTGTTCAATGTATTGAGCAATGTGAGATCTGCTCCGTGTTCGATGAGAATCTTAACAATCTCAGGTAAAGCTGATTTTGTGGCAGCGTGCAGAGCTGTATTTCCAAActctgaaataataaaatttgaaaattttagatttgttTTAATCTTACTGTTATAGGCAGTTATATAAGATCCCAACTTGACAGCTTTCATAACATTTGTCTTGTTAATCTCCCGAACTGCATCCAGCAATGTGTTCTTTCCATCCTGATTGTCAAGGAACAACTGTAACAAGTTTAGTATAAAGTAAAAGTTTCACCAGTTCAACATACCGAATATCTCCATCTTCGTTCATAATCCAGCGGCTTTCCAAAATAGTACAGATATAGATTCGTGTACTTTGCTCTTCCGTTTTTCGTAAATCCATATGCAACAACACAAAACAATCCAATCAATAAAATCGACCCAATGCAAATCAAGAGAATATAGATCCAAGGAAATGAGTTATCGATGTGTTTCTCGATTGTTAGAATTTTGGATTTAGagtttccaaatatttcatcGTAATATGCAATCAATGAGATAACTGTAACACTTGCACTCTTCAAAGAGGCTTCATGTTTCGCAAAATCCAAGTTGAGCTCTCGAATTTTCCGGAATACTTTTGAAGCAGCCAACTGATCGGTGCCACTCGCTTGTAGGagattaactgaaaaaaaaaattatatacctTAATTTCAGCTAGTTTTTCCTTACTTGACACATTAGCCATAGACTTGGGGTCTCCACCAATGCCCTTTATTTTTGCCGCTTCATCAAACACTCTTGCCATTTCCGTTAAACTTCCATTTCTCAAACTCCCAGCAAATCCGTTCAGTTGATCAGCTTCTTCCAGCAACTCTCTCAATTTCTTTTCCGGATCAATCCACTCTATCAAATTCTCTCCGACAATCACTTTCTTCACATCAGCAGTGAAGTTTCGAATCGAATAAAGAAACTGACGATGTTGTCGTACATTCTCCAGATCCTCCAGTACGCGAGTACTCGTTCCAATGTTTTTAATCAGTGCTTGAggagttttcaacaaaagaaCTGGATTATTGGTGGAATTTACGTGAGAAGTGCTCGATTTGATTTCCTTTTCCACGAGAGTTAGATTACTTTGCACCTACAAAAATTAGCGTGAAAGGAATTATTTCATAATCTAGAAACCTTTCCCAGTAAATCCAGGTACTCAAGCATTGTCGATATAGTTTCTCCGTCAGGAAACATTCGTAGACTTTTCAGTTTAGAAACTGTCGACTCCAGTGTTGGCATGGTCTTGTAAtactggctgaaaattttcatttcagcaAGACTAGACTAATCGGGAAAGTGTTGGGGAACAGTCTGAATGGCCCTTCAAATCAACTAACCTGAAACATTTGGAAGTTTCCACCAGGCTGAGGTTCGATATAAGATCGCCCAATATGTTTCCATCGCTGACAGTAATATTCTCAGCAGTTTTTTGAACGACTTGAAGTTCCGATGCAATTTTAGCAATGCTTTTGATCGTGGACAAGAATTCGTAGGAATTAACAACAATCCCTTTATATTTCCTCCTTAGTATACGTTTCACTATTATGGAATTCGAAGCGTTGACTTGAAGCTGATCAAGTACTGAATAAACAGCGCGATTTCGATTATGGAAACGATCTCGTAATTGTTCATTCGAACCAGTCATAAAATTCAATGTGGTGTTGAGCTCTTTAATAATATCCTTGACGTTTGAAAGTCTTGTCATGATACTATGtgcaggaaaaaaaaatgtctcgtAATTCACAATCTGATTTCCAAATGAGTTTGGAGTTGTTCTTACTAACGGTTTCATGCAACTTTCGATGTGTTTTCCAGACTCGTGAATGACTCTCTCTAATTCCGATAAATTTAATCCAATTGTCGCAACATCTGCAACAAAGTTTGCTTTTAATCCAATAGGGTGCATTTTCTTCTCGGATAGACGCATTAAAGTACTCCACGACGAATCCAAAGCAtccattttttccgaaacattttgaaatgtttgaagagCACTACTAAGTGCACGCGTGTCTGAGCCCTTTGCAAGAAACTTCTTGAACCAGGCACTCTTCAAATCACCAGCAATCTTTGAGAAATcgccaaagtttttgaatcCAGCAGTGTACTTCAAATCTTGATTGATTGACGAAATATTATGATCTTCTGCTTCCACAATAGATTTATTGAGTTGAGCcattgcttcaaaaatcttaCTCTGACCAAGAGAGCTTCGGCTATTCCAAAGTGGTTTTGCCGTTTGAAAAGCGgatagaattttcaaaaggctTTCATTCCATGATGACAAGGGTTCTCggaatgtttcaaaaagaatGATACTGTCCTTTACATACCACAATTTGTTGTAGGCTTCTACATTCTTCCAATTAGACAATGCATCAATATCTTCATCCAACTTTTTTAAGCCACTGATGCATTCGGTCATTAAACTTGCCTGTCTATGGAATTCATTGATGATCTGAGCaatcttttcagaatttggagTTAATTGGTCGTCATCAAAGAGAGCAACAAACTCATCTAACCCAGTTAACAGCGAACAGCTGGAGTTGAACAATCTATCCTTCGCAATAGATTTGGTCTCATTtagtagattttttgttgagataCTGGATACTTCGGACAAAAGAGACGATTTCCGAGAGAAATACAAGATGAATAtgatattattgaaaattgcattcaCATCGTCATTAAACGAAGACTGTgtacgattttcaaaaaagtgaattaaCTTTGTGTACTCTTGATGCATTCTTCTCAACTCTGAACTTGCCACTTCCACATTCACATTGACAACCGTGTTCAACTGATTGCTAGGCATATGAAGAAGTTCTGATATCAGCTCACGAGCATTGATTTCATTCTTGATTGCACCCGCTTGAAGGTAAATCGCATTGGTCACTCGTGACAGAATCCGAAACTTTTCACTGATCAATTGGAGGTTAGCaggtgctgaaaaaaaagatggtGAGAATAAGAGCAATAAAGTGTAAATTCGCAGTCATATCCTACTGCCAAAATGCAATCGATCCTTAAACGGCGTTTTTCGGCAGAGAAGGACGGGGCTGTGAGCTTTTCAAAGCATTCATATATGTCCCATTTATAAAGCTTTAAATAAGAGTTGAACCACGTCGTACGCTTGTGAACTCCGCCAGCCTCTACAGAATAAAAAAGTCCAAGGATCGATTGATAAATTTCGAGAGTAACAATtagggctcccatgaggtcgccgcaaCTGCGCCTGCGCCCACCTCACGGCGTCACTAATGCCGCATGCACGAATAATGCGGGGCCCGCATCTCGCGCCTTACTCAACTGGGTGCCCTACTAACAATATTAAATTTACAAGGGTGAGTGACCCAACGCAGGCTAATGTTGGCGTCGGCTGCTCACCCAAACCGTTTGCAGCTCAGAAATGCGAGGTCAAACATTCTGCTTTCAAACTTACGAGTTTCAGCTGCGTTTGGCAACGGATTCCGTAGGAGAACGGCgaatatgaataaaaaataaccaCCATTCATTGTATAcacaattttgcaaatgtttctgaaaacgGTGCACTTAAAACCGAAAACTCTGAATTGAAACTAACCAAAAGtattttgctttttgaaaatcctgCGAACAATGGAGAAGAATCGAGAAATGGTTGGATTTCACGCGGCGATGACAGTGggaa
This is a stretch of genomic DNA from Caenorhabditis elegans chromosome V. It encodes these proteins:
- the F26D2.16 gene encoding uncharacterized protein (Confirmed by transcript evidence), with product MRPIQCAVFLCLALAVACQERSLLRHPDYIQDQIYRFLDRLLGAIQSRDASAIELLMEHDERQLYFYERCVYNRWTLKGLSKEEIIDVLVKIPAGTTVGFEVKSIKHEYSTRWWIYCLVDLSVTGFQRDPDVTFEIRFNTFGTSVQLVHAKELNCSQRRALSSFSQPDRKEDVKKFLNQLLKAIQLRHAGKILRAVLHTNRYRSCERIFSREEVIDAIVKTPADRIVNFVVTSTTDKGVDQWVNITVTGLTSKPVDITLEFVVFKAGDDPMLIHATQINCPKRGLMSFRHSAWDKEATDDFVNRMLKAIRSRARAPVDRLLSYKFSYKGCGRMVSKEEVIEHIINLPLRKNVELDVKSISDSPSFYLIRMRITGLLSKPFEISFKVEKEGIDLLISDVEQLGCSYEGYTTPQALFLE
- the srw-48 gene encoding G-protein coupled receptors family 1 profile domain-containing protein (Partially confirmed by transcript evidence), whose protein sequence is MSNINSSDNVLYEYVNFDDFDVESKRFWISILIFVRKLCSCLEYARFVIAFFGLFGSIFHLTVLTQKPIRNSSVTIFLIGIATCDLVRMFETIFSLGKMYYKQLLFLHISQTCVPPLSYIDMTIFVVLNALDMISVDLSVWFAVGMTTFRALIMRYPFQPRINSLVTSKAGVYAVIPTSLLTLLFLAFYHHRLTLHPISIWQPSPDCLDFPSNYTQIEYYWLATDFSGNLSNGIIEVLINVEGILFKFIPSIILLAVTLLLVFELRKLKIVKLTTKNKRDTKRTSKLVLFVTFTFIIAIIPQGVLYTIMLSVQEGTIIRSIVDKLSVTYSFLSVLNGTVHPLIIYFMTSEYRTAAKQICFFWKKQTNSTSSVNII
- the srw-29 gene encoding G-protein coupled receptors family 1 profile domain-containing protein (Predicted), producing the protein MNTTYIEMFPGFSIESIRLFCAIGNFMGDFSYYIDHVHFVVPILGAFLGLIHLTVLTRKCMRTLGINIFLIGIAIADMIRSISINFTPFFYLRYLSNEVLCLYPNSTLSYNISASSVKISEALSIWFGVAIAVIRSLVMRYPVNNRINRLTQVEYSLKIIITITMFAFPIWALYYTKLCSAKVPGWMPFTNCHRFSENSTKISIDFQINRLFGSTLIYEIDLLIEGVLLELIPSIILPITTIGLVKDLKEAQKNSMSIKSSTKSHDTLRSIKLVTFMTISFLFTTTPHGLMYVIGMFNTDKPGLVMIILKFARLFTFLTTLNGIAHILICYLMSTQYRNTANEVFGEGRKIFKPTSLVHPT
- the F26D2.10 gene encoding BRCT domain-containing protein (Confirmed by transcript evidence) — protein: MNGGYFLFIFAVLLRNPLPNAAETPPANLQLISEKFRILSRVTNAIYLQAGAIKNEINARELISELLHMPSNQLNTVVNVNVEVASSELRRMHQEYTKLIHFFENRTQSSFNDDVNAIFNNIIFILYFSRKSSLLSEVSSISTKNLLNETKSIAKDRLFNSSCSLLTGLDEFVALFDDDQLTPNSEKIAQIINEFHRQASLMTECISGLKKLDEDIDALSNWKNVEAYNKLWYVKDSIILFETFREPLSSWNESLLKILSAFQTAKPLWNSRSSLGQSKIFEAMAQLNKSIVEAEDHNISSINQDLKYTAGFKNFGDFSKIAGDLKSAWFKKFLAKGSDTRALSSALQTFQNVSEKMDALDSSWSTLMRLSEKKMHPIGLKANFVADVATIGLNLSELERVIHESGKHIESCMKPLVRTTPNSFGNQIVNYETFFFPAHSIMTRLSNVKDIIKELNTTLNFMTGSNEQLRDRFHNRNRAVYSVLDQLQVNASNSIIVKRILRRKYKGIVVNSYEFLSTIKSIAKIASELQVVQKTAENITVSDGNILGDLISNLSLVETSKCFSQYYKTMPTLESTVSKLKSLRMFPDGETISTMLEYLDLLGKVQSNLTLVEKEIKSSTSHVNSTNNPVLLLKTPQALIKNIGTSTRVLEDLENVRQHRQFLYSIRNFTADVKKVIVGENLIEWIDPEKKLRELLEEADQLNGFAGSLRNGSLTEMARVFDEAAKIKGIGGDPKSMANVSINLLQASGTDQLAASKVFRKIRELNLDFAKHEASLKSASVTVISLIAYYDEIFGNSKSKILTIEKHIDNSFPWIYILLICIGSILLIGLFCVVAYGFTKNGRAKYTNLYLYYFGKPLDYERRWRYSLFLDNQDGKNTLLDAVREINKTNVMKAVKLGSYITAYNKFGNTALHAATKSALPEIVKILIEHGADLTLLNTLNKTPEQMIPLDSPDNSKDKIEKLEKIRKLYNKANGKKYKKCVPQKFPATSFHIWMDEITDNKITNDFMEKFQAITSDEAAPNTTHVIVKTDENGVLDTDNLDLLFWMFNGAIIVKEKWMIDCLNDEKLIEQDSKYLVDSVKYKGSTFKTVLQWSEAMAKGAIPYLYGVYTAIVMKECKNLLTLNTLVAAHGGVVMDTFPGKELFNVGSRPYHHANLGPLFLIHDGTINLNVYQSDPDKMYTLFTEAEFIKFMLERNIVRDICETPINVLKDLK